The following proteins come from a genomic window of Sinorhizobium fredii NGR234:
- a CDS encoding MFS transporter, protein MRVSHVGTAGSQNLQARQMLSVLSNPTFRAFYLAQVASLVGSGLATVALGLMAFELAGSAAGAVLGTALALKTLTTVGLSPFVTAGLERFSRRSVLIGLEIARGAVMFLFPFVTEVWQVYLLIVLLHSVSAGLVPSVRATIPDILPDEKDYTRALVLTQLSYDMETVASPLLALLLLSLVPLDGLFIVAVAGFLVSAALIASVSLPAQNLAVGLGVGARAVKGLRIYVGTPRLRCLLALTFCAATASAMVLVNTVVIVQSELGLGPKATVLAVGVFGVGSMSAAMLIPRLLDRFPERVVMLAGACLCSGGLGAGAAVTGYATMLLLWLVLGSGYALILTPAGRLVARAAGRSDWSVLFAAQFALTHACWFVAYLTAGMAGAAVGIAFTFAILAAMSAAGLFVAALVWPADHAAVAAIVSDDHREQ, encoded by the coding sequence ATGCGCGTGAGTCACGTCGGAACCGCCGGATCCCAGAACCTGCAGGCGCGTCAGATGCTCAGTGTCCTCTCCAATCCGACCTTCCGTGCCTTCTACCTTGCACAGGTCGCCTCGCTCGTCGGATCGGGGCTGGCGACCGTCGCGCTCGGGCTCATGGCCTTCGAACTGGCCGGCAGTGCGGCCGGCGCTGTGCTCGGCACCGCGCTTGCCTTGAAGACGCTGACCACGGTCGGACTTTCTCCCTTCGTCACCGCCGGGCTTGAGCGGTTCTCCCGACGCAGCGTCCTGATCGGGCTCGAAATCGCCCGCGGGGCGGTGATGTTCCTCTTCCCATTCGTCACGGAAGTCTGGCAGGTCTACCTCCTGATCGTGCTGCTGCATTCGGTTTCCGCCGGTCTCGTGCCGAGCGTGCGGGCCACCATTCCCGACATCCTGCCCGACGAGAAGGATTACACCCGGGCCCTAGTACTCACCCAGCTCTCCTACGACATGGAGACGGTGGCGAGTCCCCTGCTCGCCCTCCTCCTGCTGAGCCTCGTCCCGCTCGACGGGCTTTTCATCGTTGCTGTCGCAGGGTTTTTGGTTTCGGCGGCCCTGATCGCGTCCGTGTCTCTCCCGGCGCAGAACCTTGCCGTCGGTCTCGGCGTGGGCGCGCGCGCAGTGAAAGGTCTTCGGATTTACGTCGGCACGCCGAGGTTGCGATGTCTTCTCGCTCTTACCTTCTGCGCGGCCACCGCCAGCGCCATGGTGCTCGTCAACACGGTTGTAATCGTCCAGTCGGAACTGGGCCTGGGGCCGAAAGCCACTGTCCTTGCAGTCGGTGTTTTCGGGGTTGGATCCATGTCAGCGGCCATGCTCATACCGAGGCTGCTCGACCGCTTTCCGGAACGTGTCGTAATGCTGGCGGGCGCGTGTCTCTGCTCGGGCGGCTTGGGCGCCGGTGCTGCGGTCACCGGCTATGCAACTATGCTGCTGCTCTGGTTGGTCCTTGGGTCGGGTTACGCACTGATCCTCACGCCGGCTGGCCGGTTAGTCGCGCGGGCGGCGGGAAGGTCGGACTGGTCCGTTCTCTTTGCCGCCCAGTTTGCCCTGACCCACGCTTGCTGGTTCGTTGCCTATCTGACGGCCGGGATGGCGGGGGCGGCTGTTGGCATCGCATTCACGTTCGCAATTCTCGCTGCCATGTCCGCGGCCGGGCTGTTCGTCGCCGCGCTAGTCTGGCCCGCCGATCATGCCGCCGTAGCGGCTATCGTCAGCGACGATCACCGCGAGCAATGA
- a CDS encoding 2Fe-2S iron-sulfur cluster-binding protein — translation MGKSVHIRQADREIAVADERTILEAALEQGIAYPHGCRSGRCGSCKSRLITGEVDLLPHTPFALTPEERAIGLILACRAQPKTDATVAWLGREEDRADHSVETFQAQVISLDDATHDIKRVRIMPESGLPLSFSAGQYAQLSFPGAPTRDYSMANRPGERELEFHIRRIPNGAASERVASTLAVGDEVTVRGPFGSAFLRQRHTGPILAIAGGSGMAPMKAIVDTALNQGFRQPIHLYFGVREERDLYLVDHFRTLCQHHPNLSFIPVLSQIQQCAGYRTGMVTRAIAEDLQDLDGWQAYMAGPPAMTDSATPILLECGLRPENLHVDVFFTPEAPAEPEQELEDVK, via the coding sequence GTGGGAAAGTCAGTCCATATCCGTCAGGCGGACCGGGAGATTGCTGTAGCGGACGAGCGCACCATCCTCGAGGCTGCCCTGGAGCAGGGTATCGCCTATCCTCACGGCTGCCGCTCAGGTCGCTGCGGCTCTTGCAAGTCGCGCCTGATAACAGGTGAGGTTGACTTGTTGCCGCACACGCCCTTCGCTCTGACGCCCGAAGAGCGGGCTATCGGGCTGATCCTTGCCTGCCGGGCGCAGCCGAAGACGGACGCGACGGTCGCCTGGCTGGGCAGAGAGGAAGACCGGGCGGACCATTCGGTTGAGACGTTTCAGGCACAGGTCATTTCGCTGGACGACGCCACGCATGATATAAAGCGTGTGAGGATTATGCCGGAAAGCGGCCTGCCGCTCTCCTTCAGCGCCGGGCAATATGCACAGCTTTCCTTTCCGGGAGCGCCGACGCGCGACTATTCCATGGCAAACCGGCCTGGCGAAAGGGAACTCGAGTTCCACATACGCCGCATCCCCAATGGAGCGGCAAGCGAACGGGTAGCCAGCACGCTGGCCGTCGGAGACGAGGTGACGGTGCGCGGCCCCTTCGGGAGCGCTTTCCTGCGCCAGCGCCATACGGGGCCGATATTGGCCATTGCCGGCGGGTCCGGCATGGCGCCGATGAAGGCTATCGTGGACACGGCGTTGAACCAGGGATTCCGGCAGCCTATCCACTTGTACTTCGGCGTGCGCGAGGAGCGGGACCTTTACCTGGTGGACCACTTCCGGACCTTGTGCCAGCACCATCCAAACCTGTCCTTTATCCCGGTCCTTTCGCAGATCCAGCAGTGTGCTGGTTACCGGACGGGCATGGTTACCCGGGCGATCGCGGAGGATCTGCAGGATCTCGATGGCTGGCAAGCCTATATGGCGGGTCCGCCGGCAATGACCGACAGCGCGACGCCGATCCTTCTCGAGTGCGGGCTCAGGCCGGAAAATCTGCATGTCGATGTGTTTTTCACACCTGAAGCACCGGCCGAGCCGGAGCAGGAACTGGAGGATGTGAAATGA
- the cueR gene encoding Cu(I)-responsive transcriptional regulator, which translates to MNIGDVSRESGVSTKMIRYYEEIGLIPAAHRTEAGYRIYCEKDVHKLRFIRRARDLGFSVTQLTELLALWSDGHRASADVKRIARQHIAELEHKLQELRAMTDALKHLAEHCHGDHRPECPILEDLAGAIEVEARHMDLTRFGAGGVDPVRRKKEIL; encoded by the coding sequence ATGAATATTGGTGATGTTTCCCGAGAGTCGGGCGTTTCCACAAAGATGATCCGCTACTATGAAGAGATCGGGCTCATTCCGGCCGCTCATAGGACTGAGGCGGGCTACCGCATCTACTGCGAGAAGGATGTGCACAAGCTGCGCTTTATCCGGCGGGCGCGGGATCTCGGCTTCTCCGTGACGCAACTGACCGAGTTGCTGGCCCTTTGGTCGGATGGCCATCGCGCCAGCGCAGACGTCAAGCGCATAGCCCGCCAGCACATCGCGGAACTGGAACACAAGCTCCAGGAACTCCGGGCGATGACAGACGCACTGAAACACCTGGCCGAACATTGTCATGGCGACCACCGCCCGGAGTGTCCGATCCTCGAGGACTTGGCCGGCGCGATTGAGGTTGAAGCCAGGCACATGGACCTTACGCGCTTTGGGGCGGGCGGTGTCGACCCCGTGCGCCGTAAGAAAGAAATCCTGTGA
- a CDS encoding multicopper oxidase family protein — protein sequence MPDFSRRQFLTSCAAAGMAVASPSLLVPARHASATPATLIRAGTRTIEVNGRAATVYGLMQANGTHGLIAEAGGPFQVRLENGLDEETLIHWHGLTPPWKQDGVPNVSQALLSPGGAHNYDFLLNRAGTNWMHSHHGLQEQRLLAAPLVVRGPAEAREDVQEVVVLFHDFTFRDPAEVLAGLQGVEQVAQAPAAPDHAAMGHAAMGHGAPAPAAGGHSGGRGVAAPAGAHLNDVEYDAFLANDRTLDDPEIFRVERGGRVRLRLINGAAATNFWIDLGGLEGRLIAVDGMPVEPVRGRRFEFAIAQRLDIALDLPKNEGAWPIFAIREGERARTGFILATASGAVERVGGDADEAAAAVGLALEGKLRAAQPLAGRPADREHTVTITEAPGYVWMLNGKRHGEDAPLPVAEGERVEITFRDHTTMAHPMHLHGHHFQVVAINGKRFPGAVRDTVLVPSQGSVTIAFDAVNPGKWALHCHHLYHMNGGMMTAVEYQT from the coding sequence ATGCCAGACTTCTCACGTCGTCAGTTTCTCACTTCCTGCGCCGCCGCCGGTATGGCTGTAGCCAGTCCGTCATTGCTGGTCCCCGCGCGCCACGCTTCCGCAACGCCGGCAACCTTGATCAGGGCCGGAACCAGGACGATAGAGGTCAACGGCCGGGCCGCCACGGTGTACGGTCTGATGCAGGCTAACGGCACGCACGGGCTTATCGCGGAGGCAGGCGGTCCGTTCCAAGTGCGGTTGGAAAACGGGCTCGACGAGGAGACGCTGATTCATTGGCACGGCCTTACCCCTCCGTGGAAGCAAGACGGTGTTCCGAATGTCTCTCAGGCGCTGCTTTCCCCCGGCGGCGCGCACAACTACGACTTCCTGCTGAACCGGGCCGGCACCAACTGGATGCACTCCCATCACGGTCTGCAGGAACAGCGCCTGCTGGCGGCGCCGCTTGTCGTGCGCGGCCCTGCCGAAGCTCGCGAAGACGTGCAGGAAGTGGTCGTCCTCTTCCACGATTTCACGTTCCGCGATCCGGCTGAGGTGCTGGCCGGCCTGCAGGGTGTTGAACAGGTTGCCCAGGCACCGGCCGCGCCGGACCATGCCGCAATGGGCCACGCAGCGATGGGTCATGGTGCTCCGGCGCCCGCCGCAGGCGGGCATTCCGGCGGAAGGGGCGTGGCTGCGCCCGCAGGTGCGCACCTGAACGATGTCGAATACGACGCCTTCCTCGCCAATGACCGTACGCTTGACGATCCCGAAATCTTCCGGGTGGAGCGCGGTGGGCGGGTGCGCCTGCGGCTGATCAACGGCGCTGCTGCGACAAACTTCTGGATCGATCTTGGCGGGCTCGAGGGGCGCCTGATCGCGGTCGACGGAATGCCGGTCGAGCCGGTCCGCGGACGGCGTTTCGAATTCGCCATCGCGCAACGCCTCGATATCGCGCTGGACCTGCCGAAGAACGAAGGCGCATGGCCGATCTTTGCCATCCGCGAGGGAGAGCGTGCGCGCACCGGTTTCATACTGGCCACCGCCTCCGGTGCCGTAGAGCGCGTCGGCGGAGATGCAGACGAAGCCGCCGCCGCCGTAGGGCTCGCGCTTGAAGGAAAATTACGGGCTGCGCAGCCGCTGGCGGGACGTCCGGCCGACCGCGAGCACACGGTCACCATCACCGAGGCACCCGGTTATGTCTGGATGCTGAACGGCAAGAGGCACGGTGAGGATGCGCCGCTCCCGGTGGCCGAGGGCGAGCGCGTCGAGATCACCTTCCGTGACCACACCACGATGGCGCACCCGATGCATCTGCACGGCCATCACTTTCAGGTGGTTGCCATCAACGGCAAGCGGTTCCCGGGCGCGGTGCGCGACACCGTCCTCGTGCCGTCGCAGGGTAGCGTGACAATCGCTTTCGATGCGGTGAACCCAGGCAAGTGGGCGCTTCACTGCCACCACCTCTACCATATGAACGGAGGAATGATGACGGCGGTCGAGTATCAAACCTAG
- a CDS encoding ABC transporter substrate-binding protein has translation MKRYTMAAVCATALATSASAQEGKTLTYADFQTVQTNWQMASDDSYLGSRAGCFETLVRLNWQLQLEPGLATSWKQVEPMVWEFTLRDGVKFQDGAPLTAEAVVGALKHLLAAEMPARPFSPKLIKSVEAVGEKVVRIITQTPSVLLPAQLAAPNTTILSPAAYQGATIDPVGRCTGPFEIVEVKPKEYLKFKRNDNYWGGKPVLEGGMVVFIPDANTRMTQVRSGEADIARLIPAYGVKQLEGAQGIDLIQLKTPRVTELLLNNKKEPLNDVRVRQAIQAAIDGAAIAASVYEGTVTAAASAFKPDDPWAPKDLKPIYDPARAKALLEEAGIRPGQLQLELLAYTSRTELRDVGAIIQAQLGEIGIKVNLRVAEYTAIEPQMISGDYDMALMSRGYLTDIADPYGFLTADYSCGGSYNMSHYCSEDVDALIEKASSLIDPQARYEIYAQLAKKLFDEAVTVYLVNETSFDARSERVKNYDMHPLVYYLMTKDLSVE, from the coding sequence ATGAAGCGATACACAATGGCGGCAGTCTGCGCGACGGCATTGGCTACAAGCGCCAGTGCCCAGGAAGGCAAAACGCTGACCTATGCTGATTTTCAGACGGTTCAGACCAACTGGCAGATGGCCAGCGACGATTCCTACCTTGGTAGCCGCGCCGGCTGTTTCGAGACGCTTGTGCGTCTCAATTGGCAATTGCAGCTTGAACCGGGTCTCGCCACGTCGTGGAAACAGGTCGAGCCGATGGTGTGGGAGTTCACGCTGCGCGATGGCGTTAAATTCCAGGACGGTGCGCCTCTGACGGCCGAAGCCGTGGTCGGCGCGCTGAAGCATTTGTTGGCCGCAGAAATGCCGGCGCGGCCCTTCTCGCCCAAACTGATCAAGTCCGTGGAGGCGGTCGGGGAGAAGGTGGTTCGCATCATCACCCAGACCCCTTCGGTTCTGCTGCCGGCGCAACTCGCTGCGCCAAACACCACGATCCTGTCGCCCGCCGCCTATCAGGGCGCGACGATCGATCCCGTCGGCCGTTGCACCGGCCCCTTCGAGATCGTTGAAGTCAAGCCCAAGGAATATCTGAAATTCAAGCGCAATGACAATTACTGGGGCGGCAAGCCCGTGCTCGAGGGAGGCATGGTTGTTTTCATTCCCGATGCCAATACCCGCATGACCCAGGTTCGCAGCGGCGAGGCCGATATCGCACGGCTGATCCCGGCCTATGGCGTCAAGCAACTGGAAGGGGCGCAGGGGATCGACCTGATACAGCTTAAAACGCCGCGCGTGACCGAATTGCTGCTCAACAACAAGAAGGAACCGCTCAACGATGTTCGCGTCCGCCAGGCCATCCAGGCCGCAATCGACGGCGCGGCGATTGCGGCAAGCGTCTATGAAGGCACGGTGACGGCGGCCGCTTCTGCCTTCAAGCCTGACGATCCCTGGGCGCCGAAGGATCTCAAGCCGATCTACGATCCGGCTCGAGCGAAGGCGCTGCTGGAGGAGGCCGGAATCCGGCCGGGGCAATTGCAGCTTGAACTTCTGGCCTATACGTCAAGAACTGAACTAAGGGACGTTGGTGCCATCATCCAGGCACAACTTGGCGAGATCGGCATCAAGGTCAATCTGCGCGTGGCCGAGTATACTGCGATCGAACCCCAGATGATCTCCGGCGACTATGACATGGCGCTGATGTCGCGTGGATACCTCACCGACATTGCCGATCCCTACGGCTTTCTGACGGCCGATTATTCCTGCGGCGGCAGTTACAACATGTCGCATTACTGCTCGGAAGACGTCGATGCACTGATCGAGAAGGCATCCTCGCTCATCGATCCGCAGGCGCGTTACGAGATCTATGCGCAGCTTGCCAAGAAATTGTTCGATGAGGCGGTTACCGTCTATCTGGTGAACGAGACGTCATTCGACGCTCGCAGTGAGCGGGTGAAGAACTACGACATGCATCCTCTAGTCTACTACCTCATGACCAAGGATCTTTCCGTCGAATAA
- a CDS encoding ABC transporter ATP-binding protein, giving the protein MNKTNEPLLVIEDLTVAFPGQPTPVIDGLSLMLDRGEVLALVGESGSGKSMTALSLMRLLPAGGAIAGGRIRFDGEDVLSLPDRQMNRLRGGRMAMLFQQPQAMLDPTSRVGAQIAEPLRLHRGLGRRAAMDRVLDLLRDVGIPDPAVRARCFSHELSGGMAQRVMMAAALSGDPDMLIADEPTTALDVTVQAQILRLIDEERRKRNLATLLITHDLAVVAALADRVAVMYAGRIVEEGPAKAVLQSPQHPYTQALMRCSLLVPDPRGQLLSIPGSGTHARELTCGCRFHPRCSAASQHGVAGRCMRSEPALKPDPDGHVTRCWAVEAEKETAA; this is encoded by the coding sequence ATGAATAAGACGAACGAACCATTGCTGGTGATCGAGGATCTCACGGTCGCCTTCCCCGGCCAGCCGACGCCGGTGATCGACGGGCTCAGCCTGATGCTCGACCGGGGCGAGGTCCTGGCGCTCGTCGGCGAATCGGGCTCGGGCAAGAGCATGACGGCGCTATCGCTCATGCGGCTGCTGCCGGCCGGCGGCGCGATTGCCGGCGGGCGCATCCGCTTCGACGGCGAGGACGTCCTGTCGCTGCCGGACCGGCAGATGAACCGGCTGCGCGGCGGCCGCATGGCGATGCTGTTCCAGCAGCCACAGGCGATGCTCGATCCGACCTCGCGGGTCGGCGCCCAGATTGCCGAACCGCTGCGGCTGCATCGTGGCCTCGGGCGACGGGCGGCCATGGACCGGGTGCTCGATCTCCTGCGCGACGTTGGCATCCCGGATCCGGCGGTGCGGGCGCGGTGCTTCTCGCACGAACTCTCCGGCGGCATGGCGCAGCGCGTTATGATGGCGGCGGCCCTGAGCGGGGATCCGGATATGCTGATCGCGGACGAGCCAACGACCGCGCTCGACGTCACCGTGCAGGCGCAGATCCTGCGGCTTATCGACGAGGAGAGGCGCAAGCGCAACCTGGCGACGCTGCTCATCACCCACGACCTCGCCGTCGTCGCGGCGCTCGCCGACCGGGTAGCGGTGATGTATGCCGGGCGGATCGTCGAGGAGGGACCGGCGAAGGCGGTGCTTCAATCGCCGCAACACCCCTATACGCAGGCACTGATGCGCTGCTCGCTGCTCGTTCCTGATCCGAGAGGGCAATTGCTGTCGATCCCCGGCTCGGGGACGCATGCGCGAGAACTGACCTGCGGCTGCCGCTTCCATCCGCGTTGCAGTGCGGCGTCGCAGCACGGCGTCGCCGGCCGGTGCATGCGATCCGAACCGGCGCTCAAACCTGATCCGGATGGCCACGTGACGCGCTGCTGGGCCGTCGAAGCCGAAAAGGAGACGGCCGCATGA
- a CDS encoding ABC transporter permease, whose product MWTTWLQRFLILGLMLLGVSLLAFLVPYVSGGDPVRTILMSRVRDLDVDPAAVEAMRVHLGLDRPLPVQYGAWLWQALQGDLGYSFASGRPVASEIGRALGVSITLALTALGIAAAVAIPLGTLAATRPGGTVDSATTLMVQTFVATPEYWLAPMGILVFALYLGWLPSAGWTSWTALVLPATVLSLRPMAYFTQVTRAAMMDVLQAPYITAARSRGLSMRQTVMRHGLRNGSLPVVTFFALWLAGLLGGSVVIEVIFAIPGMGRLLYEAVINRDVPMLQGGFVAIVALSILINTIADMLYVALNPAVRSGHAH is encoded by the coding sequence ATGTGGACGACGTGGCTTCAACGTTTCTTGATCTTAGGCCTGATGCTTCTTGGCGTCTCGCTTCTGGCTTTCCTCGTGCCGTATGTAAGCGGTGGCGATCCGGTGCGGACGATCCTGATGTCTCGGGTTCGCGATCTTGATGTCGATCCTGCCGCCGTTGAGGCGATGCGCGTCCATTTAGGCCTCGACCGGCCGCTGCCGGTGCAATATGGCGCCTGGCTGTGGCAGGCGCTCCAGGGAGATCTCGGCTATTCGTTCGCGAGCGGCAGGCCCGTTGCCTCCGAGATCGGGCGGGCGCTCGGCGTGTCGATAACCTTGGCGCTGACGGCGCTCGGCATTGCCGCTGCCGTCGCCATACCGCTGGGCACCTTGGCGGCAACGCGGCCGGGCGGGACGGTCGACAGCGCCACGACGCTGATGGTCCAGACCTTCGTGGCGACGCCGGAATACTGGCTGGCGCCGATGGGCATTCTCGTTTTCGCGCTTTACCTCGGATGGCTGCCGTCGGCCGGCTGGACGAGTTGGACTGCGCTCGTGCTGCCGGCCACGGTGCTGTCGCTGCGCCCGATGGCCTATTTCACGCAGGTGACGCGGGCCGCGATGATGGATGTGCTCCAAGCCCCTTACATCACCGCAGCGCGCAGCCGCGGCCTCAGCATGCGCCAGACGGTGATGCGCCACGGCCTGCGAAACGGCTCATTGCCGGTCGTCACCTTCTTCGCGCTGTGGCTTGCCGGGCTCCTCGGCGGCTCGGTCGTGATCGAGGTCATCTTCGCCATCCCCGGCATGGGGCGGCTGCTCTATGAGGCTGTCATCAATCGCGACGTCCCGATGCTGCAAGGCGGTTTCGTCGCCATCGTGGCGCTGTCGATCCTGATCAACACAATCGCCGACATGCTCTATGTCGCGCTCAACCCGGCAGTGAGGTCCGGCCATGCGCATTGA
- a CDS encoding ABC transporter ATP-binding protein encodes MNSHTLLQTVPRNVSEPAGQAVQSPLVEVEQLAKHYFLSRLFSIKSVDGVSFAIRQGEVLGLVGESGCGKSTIARLLTRQTPPTSGQVRIAGQEIADVCGEDLKRLRRTVQLVFQDPFGALDPRMRIGTSMEAPLAQHRIGTREERRDKVMRMLAEVGLDESFYERYPRQCSGGQLQRVVIGRALLLEPRFLICDEPTSALDASMRTQILNLLTDLKRRHRLTMLMISHDLRVVRHICDRIAVMYLGRIVEVADRDALFKTPRHPYTRALIAASMLDRTGLYAPEIQLRGDLPSPLNPPRGCRFHTRCAHAQAKCSQAEPEFESASESHQVRCHFWRELQPDKSAEASSA; translated from the coding sequence ATGAACAGCCACACGCTTTTGCAGACCGTTCCGAGGAATGTCTCGGAGCCCGCCGGCCAGGCCGTCCAATCGCCACTCGTCGAGGTCGAGCAGCTTGCCAAGCACTACTTCCTCAGCCGGTTGTTCTCGATCAAATCGGTCGACGGTGTCTCTTTCGCCATTCGACAAGGCGAAGTGCTCGGCCTTGTCGGCGAGTCGGGGTGCGGTAAGAGTACGATCGCCCGGCTGCTGACACGGCAAACACCGCCGACGAGCGGCCAGGTGAGAATCGCCGGGCAGGAGATTGCCGACGTCTGCGGCGAGGATCTGAAGCGCCTCCGGCGCACCGTGCAACTCGTCTTCCAAGACCCGTTCGGGGCGCTCGACCCGCGTATGCGGATCGGCACGAGCATGGAGGCACCGCTGGCGCAGCACCGCATCGGAACGCGCGAGGAGCGCCGCGACAAGGTCATGCGCATGCTCGCGGAAGTCGGCCTGGACGAAAGCTTCTATGAACGCTACCCGCGGCAATGCTCGGGCGGACAATTGCAGCGAGTCGTCATCGGTCGGGCCCTGCTCCTCGAGCCGCGGTTCCTGATCTGCGACGAGCCGACATCGGCGCTCGACGCCTCGATGCGCACGCAGATCCTCAACCTGTTGACGGATCTGAAGCGCCGCCACCGCCTGACGATGCTGATGATCTCCCACGACCTCAGGGTGGTGCGCCACATCTGCGACCGCATCGCCGTGATGTATCTGGGGCGGATCGTCGAGGTCGCCGACCGTGATGCGCTCTTCAAGACGCCGCGCCACCCCTATACGCGGGCGCTGATCGCCGCCTCCATGCTCGATCGGACGGGGCTCTATGCGCCGGAGATCCAGTTGCGCGGCGACCTTCCGAGCCCGCTCAACCCACCCCGCGGCTGTCGTTTCCACACCCGCTGCGCCCACGCACAGGCGAAGTGCTCACAGGCCGAGCCGGAATTCGAGTCGGCGAGCGAGAGCCATCAGGTGCGCTGCCACTTCTGGCGGGAGTTGCAGCCTGACAAGTCGGCAGAGGCGAGCTCGGCCTAG
- a CDS encoding ABC transporter permease, whose amino-acid sequence MRIDNTSQGVAASSLLPMPRHPAALRLWRFLRGRHWTFRTGVVILVALVITLILAPWIVPHDPAVQNLVARLSAPSAEHWLGTDHLGRDLFSRLLVGGRFTVTIAMITVLLSFAIGTLTGVVAGRVQGSLLDEITMRIIDVLISIPDVVVAIFLVAIFGPGYATLIASLTVIGWTPFARLARGLTLAINAQGYIRAAEVLGCSRSFIILRHVIPNIIRPIAAVSFLRFGHKLITVGALSFLGLGVQPPAADWALMLADAQPYVERLPILMIAPGLAIFVAALSVTWIGHGLEIEARDGDSGDE is encoded by the coding sequence ATGCGCATTGACAACACTTCACAAGGTGTCGCTGCCAGCTCGCTTCTGCCGATGCCGAGGCACCCGGCGGCGCTGCGGCTGTGGCGGTTCCTCCGCGGACGCCATTGGACCTTCCGCACGGGGGTCGTGATCCTGGTGGCGCTCGTGATAACGCTCATCCTGGCGCCGTGGATCGTTCCTCATGATCCGGCGGTGCAGAACCTGGTTGCACGGCTGTCTGCGCCGAGCGCCGAGCACTGGCTGGGCACGGACCATCTCGGGCGCGACCTCTTCAGCCGCCTCCTTGTTGGCGGTCGCTTCACCGTCACCATCGCCATGATCACCGTTCTCTTGTCCTTTGCCATCGGCACGCTGACCGGCGTCGTCGCCGGACGCGTCCAAGGCAGTCTGCTCGACGAGATCACGATGCGGATCATCGACGTGCTGATCTCGATCCCGGACGTCGTGGTGGCGATCTTCCTCGTGGCCATTTTCGGCCCGGGCTATGCGACGCTGATCGCCTCGCTCACGGTCATCGGCTGGACGCCGTTTGCGCGGCTCGCCCGCGGGCTGACCCTGGCGATCAACGCTCAGGGCTACATCCGGGCGGCGGAGGTGCTGGGCTGCAGCCGGTCCTTCATCATCCTTCGCCACGTCATTCCGAACATCATCCGTCCGATCGCGGCGGTGAGCTTCCTGCGCTTCGGCCACAAGCTGATCACGGTCGGAGCGCTCTCCTTCCTCGGGCTCGGCGTACAGCCGCCAGCGGCCGACTGGGCGCTGATGCTCGCCGATGCACAGCCCTATGTCGAGCGGCTGCCGATCCTGATGATCGCGCCGGGTCTGGCGATCTTCGTGGCCGCGCTCAGCGTCACCTGGATCGGCCATGGGCTGGAGATCGAAGCCAGAGATGGAGACTCGGGCGATGAATAA